One Conger conger chromosome 18, fConCon1.1, whole genome shotgun sequence DNA window includes the following coding sequences:
- the morn4 gene encoding MORN repeat-containing protein 4 has product MTLTRGSFTYSSGEEYHGEWKEGRRHGLGQLKFSDGTCYTGQFENGLFNGCGVLVFLDGSRYEGEFVQGKFQGVGVFSRFDGMKFEGEFKSGRVEGYGLLTFPDGAHGVPRNEGVFENNKLLRREKCQAVVQRAQASCAAARALSV; this is encoded by the exons ATGACTCTGACAAGAGGATCCTTCACATACTCCAGTGGTGAAGAGTACCACGGTGAATGGAAGGAAG GTCGGAGGCACGGTCTGGGGCAGCTGAAGTTCTCTGACGGAACGTGCTACACCGGGCAGTTTGAAAACGGGCTGTTCAACGGCTGTGGGGTTCTGGTGTTTCTGGACGGCTCCAG GTACGAGGGCGAGTTTGTGCAGGGGAAGTTCCAGGGCGTGGGTGTCTTTAGCCGATTTGACGGGATGAAGTTTGAAGGGGAGTTCAAAAGCGGTCGCGTGGAAGGATACG GCTTGCTGACGTTCCCGGACGGGGCGCACGGCGTTCCCCGGAATGAGGGCGTGTTCGAGAACAACAAGCTGCTGAGGCGGGAGAAGTGCCAGGCCGTGGTGCAGAGGGCGCAGGCCTCCTGCGCCGCCGCCCGCGCCCTCTCCGtatga